From a single Chitinophaga sp. Cy-1792 genomic region:
- a CDS encoding CAP domain-containing protein: MSGKFILTAFVAVVLFSSCTKQNDVQPIAPTPTTPVAVDTTAVPENHVDRNALLTLVNGLRSHGCKCGDVQMPPVGPLTWNGLLEEAAYLHSKDMSVNKYFDHTAPTGSTPGARLDAAGYHWNFYGENIATGTMDEQAVVLGWLNSPNHCKNMMTASYTELGVGRYDKMWTMELGHRNNPQ; the protein is encoded by the coding sequence ATGTCCGGGAAATTTATTCTCACTGCTTTTGTTGCAGTTGTTTTATTCAGCAGTTGCACCAAACAAAACGATGTTCAACCCATCGCCCCAACCCCTACTACCCCTGTTGCTGTAGACACCACTGCAGTACCTGAAAATCACGTTGACCGCAACGCGCTGTTAACACTTGTAAATGGCCTCCGAAGCCATGGCTGCAAATGCGGCGATGTACAGATGCCTCCTGTTGGCCCGCTCACCTGGAACGGCCTGCTGGAAGAAGCAGCTTACCTCCACAGTAAAGACATGTCTGTTAACAAATATTTTGACCACACCGCCCCTACCGGAAGCACCCCTGGCGCACGCCTCGATGCTGCCGGCTACCACTGGAACTTCTATGGCGAAAATATCGCTACCGGAACCATGGACGAACAGGCAGTTGTTTTAGGATGGCTCAATAGCCCTAATCACTGTAAAAATATGATGACGGCAAGTTACACCGAACTGGGTGTGGGCAGATATGATAAAATGTGGACCATGGAACTGGGACACCGCAACAACCCGCAATAA
- a CDS encoding glycoside hydrolase family 25 protein has translation MKSIWIRLLLVILVIGGWYWWKTREENIRFVRYDEFGIYVPVNYKIHGIDVSKFQKDINWTAVKQMKVDDIRISFAFIKATEGITRQDASFEQNWERAKRAGLIRGAYHFFYATRDPKKQAINFQNVVQLESGDMPPVLDIETSNNQPAAVIRGTAKVWLEEMEKAYKVKPIIYTNIHFYETYLGDEFDKYPLWIAHYYQKEKPSSSRSWLFWQHSDIGRVNGIRTTVDFNVFRGDSAALAKLLIP, from the coding sequence GTGAAAAGCATCTGGATTAGATTATTACTCGTTATACTTGTCATTGGAGGATGGTATTGGTGGAAAACCCGTGAAGAGAACATTCGGTTTGTACGGTATGATGAATTCGGCATTTATGTACCTGTGAACTATAAGATTCATGGGATTGACGTGTCCAAATTTCAGAAAGATATTAACTGGACGGCCGTAAAGCAGATGAAGGTAGATGATATCCGGATTTCCTTTGCATTTATAAAAGCAACCGAGGGTATTACCCGTCAGGATGCATCATTTGAGCAGAATTGGGAGCGTGCGAAGCGGGCAGGGTTGATCAGGGGGGCCTATCATTTTTTTTATGCCACCAGGGATCCTAAGAAGCAGGCTATAAATTTCCAGAACGTGGTACAGTTGGAATCGGGGGATATGCCTCCGGTATTGGATATAGAAACATCCAATAACCAGCCGGCCGCGGTTATCCGCGGCACAGCTAAGGTATGGCTGGAGGAGATGGAAAAAGCGTATAAAGTGAAGCCGATCATCTATACCAACATACATTTCTATGAAACGTACCTGGGAGATGAGTTTGATAAATATCCCCTGTGGATAGCGCACTATTACCAGAAGGAGAAGCCGTCCTCTTCCAGGAGCTGGCTTTTCTGGCAGCATAGTGATATCGGCAGAGTGAATGGCATCAGAACCACCGTAGATTTTAACGTATTCAGGGGCGACAGCGCAGCATTGGCTAAACTGTTGATACCATAA
- a CDS encoding SPASM domain-containing protein, giving the protein MPDFNLNDTLNLFRKFTFRRAFNAGKVLGSYFVSKWTGKPVQWGYPISISFEPTTSCNLRCPECPSGLRAFTRPTGMLQQDFFKQTIDEIHKELLYLIFYFQGEPYLNPGFLDMVKYASDKGIYTATSTNAHYLTEANAKKTVESGLDRLIISIDGTTQDVYTQYRVGGQLDKVIQGAKNIVKWKKELNSTKPFVFFQFLVVKPNEHQIEDIKRLAKEIGVDQVRFKTAQVYDYEEGNRLIPTIDKYSRYHRNEDGTYAIKNKLSNHCWRLWHSPVVTWDGLVVPCCFDKDAQHRLGNLKKESFKALWHNKEYIRFRSEILETRKNIDICANCSEGTKVWG; this is encoded by the coding sequence ATGCCCGATTTTAACCTGAATGATACCCTGAACCTCTTCCGCAAGTTCACTTTCCGCCGTGCATTCAACGCCGGTAAAGTACTCGGAAGCTATTTCGTCAGCAAATGGACTGGTAAACCCGTTCAATGGGGATACCCCATTTCCATATCTTTTGAACCAACCACTTCCTGTAACCTCCGCTGCCCGGAATGTCCCAGCGGACTCAGAGCCTTTACCCGTCCTACGGGTATGCTCCAGCAGGATTTCTTCAAACAGACGATCGACGAAATTCATAAAGAACTGCTCTACCTGATATTCTACTTTCAGGGAGAACCTTACCTCAACCCAGGCTTCCTGGACATGGTAAAATACGCCTCCGACAAGGGTATCTACACCGCCACCTCCACCAACGCCCATTACCTCACAGAGGCTAATGCCAAGAAAACCGTGGAAAGTGGCCTCGACAGATTAATCATCTCCATAGATGGTACTACCCAGGACGTATATACGCAGTACCGTGTAGGTGGCCAGCTGGATAAAGTTATCCAGGGCGCCAAAAACATTGTAAAGTGGAAGAAAGAACTCAACTCTACCAAGCCTTTTGTCTTCTTCCAGTTCCTGGTTGTGAAACCTAACGAACACCAGATAGAGGACATTAAACGGCTGGCAAAGGAAATCGGGGTTGACCAGGTTCGTTTCAAAACGGCGCAGGTATACGATTATGAAGAAGGCAACCGCCTGATTCCTACGATCGACAAATACTCCCGTTACCATCGCAATGAAGACGGTACCTACGCGATCAAGAATAAGCTGAGTAACCACTGCTGGCGACTCTGGCACTCTCCGGTTGTTACCTGGGACGGGCTGGTAGTGCCCTGCTGCTTCGATAAAGATGCACAACACCGCCTCGGCAACCTGAAAAAAGAATCTTTCAAGGCCTTATGGCATAATAAAGAGTATATCCGTTTCCGTAGTGAAATCCTGGAAACACGCAAAAACATTGATATCTGCGCCAATTGTAGCGAAGGCACAAAGGTTTGGGGATAA
- a CDS encoding YtxH domain-containing protein, translated as MSNSSKAVVSFIVGAAVGVAVGYFLNSDKKDELVDRMKFQADKLKDKWRKKKDHFEDALENELA; from the coding sequence ATGAGTAATAGTTCAAAAGCAGTGGTTTCATTTATCGTAGGTGCCGCCGTAGGTGTTGCAGTTGGTTATTTCCTGAACTCCGACAAGAAAGACGAACTGGTTGACAGAATGAAATTTCAGGCTGATAAGCTGAAAGATAAATGGAGAAAGAAAAAAGATCATTTCGAAGACGCACTCGAAAATGAACTGGCTTAA
- a CDS encoding AI-2E family transporter, with protein MSYIDNDRLKQIGFLLLITFLAILLFTKLYTYFPGFLGAVTFYVLCRKWQFKLVELKKWNSSLAAALLMLLTFLIILLPVGMLINLLTAKASYAVAHSADLISSVKGLNDRLSEELGFNILTDARIQKLQENITAFLPGFLGATFNTLTSIAIMYFILYFMLVYGRQMEETLYEYIPLKDENVVLLGTEFNKLVIANAVGIPLIAFIQGLVSLVGYLIFGVPQAMFWFIVTCFAAMLPVIGAAAVYVPLGVYFLATGTVLQGVEVLIYGFLIVGTSDNISRLLLAKRIADVHPLITIFGVIIGVSLFGFIGLIFGPLLISMFILLLKIYSNEYLVKKRTAPEVARIKKDVVARDKTKRQRGAP; from the coding sequence ATGAGCTATATCGATAACGACCGGTTAAAGCAGATTGGATTTTTACTTTTAATCACATTTCTGGCAATTCTGCTGTTTACAAAATTATATACTTATTTCCCGGGCTTCCTGGGGGCAGTTACCTTTTATGTACTGTGCAGGAAATGGCAGTTTAAGCTGGTGGAGCTTAAAAAGTGGAATAGCAGTCTGGCAGCGGCTTTACTCATGCTGCTCACTTTTCTGATCATATTGCTGCCGGTAGGAATGCTGATTAACCTGCTGACAGCCAAGGCTTCCTATGCAGTGGCTCATTCTGCCGATCTGATATCTTCCGTTAAAGGCCTGAACGACCGGCTCTCCGAAGAGCTGGGCTTTAACATCCTGACGGATGCACGTATCCAGAAGCTACAGGAAAACATTACGGCCTTTCTTCCGGGCTTTCTGGGCGCCACTTTCAATACACTGACCTCCATCGCTATCATGTATTTCATTCTCTATTTCATGCTGGTATATGGCCGGCAAATGGAGGAAACGCTGTATGAATATATTCCGCTGAAAGATGAAAATGTGGTACTGCTGGGTACAGAATTCAACAAACTGGTCATTGCCAACGCAGTGGGTATTCCGCTGATTGCGTTTATCCAGGGACTGGTGTCATTGGTAGGTTACCTCATCTTTGGGGTTCCGCAGGCGATGTTCTGGTTTATAGTGACGTGTTTTGCCGCCATGTTGCCGGTAATTGGCGCCGCTGCAGTGTATGTGCCGCTGGGTGTATACTTCCTGGCAACCGGCACTGTGTTGCAGGGTGTGGAGGTATTGATCTATGGTTTCCTGATCGTTGGTACTTCAGATAATATCTCCCGGTTATTGCTGGCAAAGCGTATTGCAGATGTTCACCCGTTGATTACCATATTTGGTGTGATCATCGGCGTTAGCCTGTTTGGATTTATAGGCCTGATTTTCGGGCCATTGCTGATATCTATGTTTATCCTGCTGCTGAAGATCTACAGTAATGAATACCTGGTGAAAAAGAGAACCGCTCCTGAGGTAGCCAGGATTAAAAAAGATGTGGTGGCAAGAGATAAAACCAAAAGACAGCGTGGAGCGCCTTGA
- the nadD gene encoding nicotinate (nicotinamide) nucleotide adenylyltransferase, with product MKIGLYFGSFNPIHTGHLIIANYVAYNTDLDKVWLVVSPQNPLKPSSTLLNEHDRFHLVELAIKDEPRLRASNIEFSLPRPSFTVDTLAYLGEKFPTQEFCIIMGSDSFQNLPRWKNYEHIIRNYPIYVYRRPGHEIKDTYGAKLEILDAPMLDISATDIRKWIKEGKSVRYMVPDNVINYIAENNYYK from the coding sequence ATGAAGATAGGCTTGTATTTTGGATCGTTTAATCCTATACACACAGGGCATTTGATAATAGCCAATTACGTGGCATATAACACCGATCTCGACAAGGTTTGGCTGGTGGTTTCTCCGCAGAACCCATTAAAACCTTCGTCCACCCTGCTGAATGAGCACGACAGGTTTCATCTGGTAGAACTGGCCATTAAAGATGAACCCCGGCTCAGAGCGAGTAATATCGAATTCTCATTGCCACGGCCTTCCTTTACTGTAGATACGCTGGCATATCTGGGGGAAAAGTTTCCCACACAGGAATTCTGCATCATTATGGGCAGTGATAGTTTCCAGAACCTGCCACGCTGGAAAAACTACGAACACATCATCCGGAATTACCCGATTTATGTATATCGCCGGCCCGGCCATGAAATAAAAGATACTTACGGCGCCAAACTGGAAATATTGGACGCACCTATGCTCGATATATCGGCAACGGATATACGAAAATGGATAAAAGAAGGGAAATCAGTGAGATATATGGTGCCGGATAATGTGATCAACTACATCGCCGAAAACAATTACTACAAATAA
- the paaD gene encoding 1,2-phenylacetyl-CoA epoxidase subunit PaaD produces the protein MTTLVSIAAVYKSLEKVMDPEIPVLNVLELGMITDVQVAEDGVHIAMIPTFAACPAVSYIQKNIRDQVNADLNIPVTVTVDKTVTWQSNRMTAEAKEKLQQFGIAPPRKLDSELTEEIFIETPCPHCGSKDTYLRSPFGSTLCRAIHYCKSCGQVFEHFKPLE, from the coding sequence ATGACAACATTAGTTTCCATAGCTGCGGTGTATAAATCACTGGAAAAAGTAATGGACCCGGAAATACCAGTATTGAATGTGCTGGAACTGGGAATGATTACTGACGTACAAGTAGCAGAGGATGGCGTTCATATTGCCATGATACCCACCTTTGCTGCCTGTCCGGCAGTTAGTTATATCCAGAAGAATATCCGTGATCAGGTAAATGCTGACCTGAACATCCCCGTAACTGTTACTGTTGATAAAACAGTGACCTGGCAAAGTAACAGGATGACTGCGGAAGCCAAAGAAAAGCTACAGCAATTCGGTATTGCGCCACCCCGAAAGCTCGACTCCGAATTGACTGAAGAAATTTTTATTGAAACACCTTGTCCTCACTGCGGCAGCAAAGACACCTATTTACGGTCTCCATTCGGGTCTACATTGTGCCGGGCGATACACTACTGCAAATCCTGCGGACAGGTATTTGAGCACTTTAAACCCCTTGAATAG
- the paaC gene encoding 1,2-phenylacetyl-CoA epoxidase subunit PaaC has protein sequence MLNNALTDLLTKMADDELIQGHRNSEWTGLGPMMEEDIAFSSMAQDKIGHALALYKVIQEQLGGTDPDQYAFCRAEKDFKCCHLVEMPNSGYDLSLMRHFLFDMAETVRYESFADSSFEPLQHLARKFKGELKYHTLHANAWVIQLGQAGEESYDRMQTALNETIALAAGIFEPSREFESLLTDEKVYPGETALYHRWLDRIYPVLVKSSLNLPDISSIQPAFGGRQGVHTPYLAPLLKEMGEVIHIDTKANW, from the coding sequence ATGCTCAATAATGCACTTACAGATCTGCTCACCAAAATGGCAGATGATGAATTAATTCAGGGACACCGAAATTCCGAATGGACGGGCCTCGGACCTATGATGGAAGAAGATATCGCGTTTTCTTCCATGGCCCAGGACAAAATTGGCCATGCCCTCGCATTATATAAAGTAATCCAGGAACAATTAGGCGGCACCGACCCCGACCAGTATGCATTTTGCAGGGCTGAAAAGGATTTTAAATGCTGCCACCTCGTAGAAATGCCTAACAGCGGATATGACCTGTCGCTTATGCGGCATTTCTTATTTGATATGGCAGAAACGGTACGATATGAAAGCTTTGCGGACAGCAGCTTTGAACCACTGCAGCACCTGGCCAGGAAGTTCAAGGGAGAACTGAAATATCATACTCTCCACGCCAACGCATGGGTGATTCAGTTGGGACAAGCCGGCGAGGAAAGCTATGATCGTATGCAAACAGCACTGAATGAAACCATTGCCCTGGCAGCAGGCATCTTTGAGCCTTCCAGGGAATTTGAGTCGCTGCTGACCGATGAAAAAGTTTATCCGGGAGAAACTGCATTATATCATCGCTGGCTGGATAGAATCTATCCTGTACTGGTAAAATCATCGCTCAACCTGCCGGATATATCATCGATACAACCGGCATTCGGTGGCAGACAGGGCGTACATACTCCTTATCTGGCCCCATTGTTAAAGGAAATGGGAGAGGTGATTCATATAGATACTAAAGCAAACTGGTAA
- a CDS encoding 1,2-phenylacetyl-CoA epoxidase subunit B: protein MSLDPRVNRLKLGNATDIIKVEEGENWNVYEVFHQEKRGAHHEHVGCVHAPDPQLALIFAKEQFGRRKKCVNLWVVRSADILAFDTEDEDMFENNLEKNYRDASGFKVMEKINKFKQSKGTTNHAQ from the coding sequence ATGTCTTTAGATCCACGTGTAAACAGGCTTAAACTGGGCAATGCTACGGATATAATCAAAGTTGAAGAAGGAGAGAACTGGAATGTGTATGAGGTATTTCATCAGGAAAAAAGAGGCGCCCACCACGAACATGTAGGCTGCGTGCATGCTCCCGATCCGCAACTGGCGCTGATTTTTGCCAAGGAACAATTTGGCCGCAGAAAGAAATGCGTTAACCTGTGGGTAGTCAGAAGTGCCGACATACTCGCATTTGATACAGAAGATGAAGATATGTTCGAGAATAACCTGGAGAAGAATTACCGCGACGCCAGCGGCTTCAAGGTGATGGAGAAGATCAACAAATTCAAGCAATCCAAAGGAACCACCAACCATGCTCAATAA
- the paaA gene encoding 1,2-phenylacetyl-CoA epoxidase subunit PaaA: MYGGGYIFDEPNRKQLREEQVHDEPEKLAAFEERIARGEKIEPGDWMPAEYRRQLIRLIEQHAHSEIIGALPEGTWITRAPGFKRKLALIAKVQDEIGHGQLLYNAAETLGKSREEMINDLLSGKSKYSNVFNYPAKTWADVTVIGFLIDAAAIVNQVANAKGSYGPYCRALERICYEESFHLKQGHDAFIELATGTPEQKAMLQDALNRWWQPIMHFFGPPDKNSQHSEKLMQWKVKMASNDDMRNQFLDAYVPKIWELGLTLPDPALQKNATTGRWEYSDPDWDEFFRVINGGGPCNEERLQVRKWAEEQGRWVRKALMNPAEKHALPVA; this comes from the coding sequence ATGTACGGCGGCGGATATATATTTGATGAACCCAACAGGAAACAGTTGCGGGAAGAGCAAGTCCATGATGAGCCGGAAAAGCTGGCTGCATTTGAGGAACGCATCGCAAGGGGAGAGAAAATAGAACCTGGCGACTGGATGCCAGCTGAATATCGCAGGCAACTCATCCGTTTAATTGAACAACATGCTCATTCTGAGATCATTGGCGCGTTGCCGGAAGGTACCTGGATTACCCGTGCCCCCGGATTTAAACGTAAACTTGCCCTGATAGCCAAAGTACAGGATGAGATCGGTCATGGTCAGCTGTTGTACAATGCAGCCGAAACACTGGGAAAATCCAGGGAAGAGATGATCAACGACCTGCTCAGTGGCAAATCCAAATATTCCAATGTATTTAACTATCCAGCCAAAACATGGGCGGATGTTACTGTTATCGGTTTCCTGATCGATGCGGCAGCTATCGTTAACCAGGTAGCGAATGCCAAAGGCTCTTACGGCCCTTATTGCAGGGCATTGGAACGTATCTGCTACGAAGAAAGTTTCCACCTCAAACAAGGACACGACGCATTTATTGAACTCGCCACCGGCACACCTGAACAGAAAGCCATGCTGCAGGATGCGCTCAACAGATGGTGGCAGCCTATCATGCATTTCTTTGGCCCTCCGGACAAAAACAGCCAGCACAGTGAAAAACTGATGCAGTGGAAAGTGAAAATGGCCAGCAATGATGATATGCGCAACCAGTTCCTGGATGCCTATGTTCCTAAAATATGGGAACTGGGTTTAACCCTTCCTGATCCTGCCCTGCAAAAGAATGCTACAACAGGACGATGGGAATATTCAGATCCTGACTGGGATGAATTCTTCCGGGTAATAAACGGAGGAGGCCCTTGTAATGAAGAACGCCTCCAGGTACGTAAATGGGCAGAAGAACAAGGCAGATGGGTACGCAAGGCTTTAATGAACCCTGCAGAAAAACACGCACTGCCAGTCGCTTAG